One window of the Eucalyptus grandis isolate ANBG69807.140 chromosome 8, ASM1654582v1, whole genome shotgun sequence genome contains the following:
- the LOC120287154 gene encoding disease resistance protein RPV1-like, with protein MAKNLKVLDLSHCKRLIKTPDFSEFGKLEKLILTGCEKLSMIDGSIGKLTLLRILNIDGCINLQGLPKEIGSLERLSEIIMPSKGKPFKLPETLDGLKSLMRFEVRNHDGISQLPDSIGRLTNLTHLLLPGCKSLYKLPDSIGELKSLVHLDLEQSGIRAIPDSIGNLKRLKIIRVGHPKIERIPCAIGRTEMLEEVDAPCCYHLKDESLWEMESLTRLRILNLDWTPISTVPTMISGFSSLQTLMITSQKLCPLPELPSSLKCLVVAAAQFPILPDLSSLVHLDHFEVWRLDSSTASSGANEVISPWRDAQSIHQLPRSLSELRLGGIPQLPIFSDFKSLSVLIISGCPLPHFPAFEYLERLRELKISLCEFLESTPRMLCLKRIQKLQLSDLPKLAEIPGLGQLESLKFLHISRCNAIEQLPNLSKLKNLRHLRLVHCGKIRAIEGLKELISLKNAEIKRCMSLERLPNVSASTKLDTKWKWQDAAEDI; from the coding sequence ATggcaaaaaatttgaaagttctagATTTGTCGCATTGCAAAAGGTTAATCAAGACACCTGATTTTTCCGAGTTTGGCAAGTTGGAGAAATTGATTCTCACTGGATGTGAGAAATTGTCTATGATTGATGGTTCAATCGGTAAGCTAACACTACTGCGTATTTTGAATATTGATGGATGCATTAACCTCCAAGGGTTGCCCAAAGAAATTGGTTCTCTAGAACGTTTGTCAGAGATTATCATGCCCTCCAAAGGCAAGCCTTTCAAGCTTCCTGAGACACTGGATGGCCTAAAATCTTTGATGAGGTTTGAAGTTCGAAATCATGATGGTATCAGCCAACTTCCCGACTCTATTGGAAGGTTAACGAATCTCACACATTTGCTTTTGCCTGGATGCAAGAGTTTATATAAGCTTCCGGACTCTATTGGGGAACTAAAATCATTGGTTCACTTGGATTTAGAACAATCAGGGATTAGGGCAATCCCTGATTCCATTGGAAATCTGAAGAGACTAAAAATCATTAGGGTGGGGCACCCAAAGATAGAAAGGATACCTTGTGCTATTGGACGCACGGAGATGCTCGAAGAGGTCGATGCCCCATGTTGTTATCATCTTAAGGATGAATCCCTATGGGAAATGGAGAGCCTAACCCGTCTAAGGATCTTGAACTTAGATTGGACCCCAATCTCTACAGTGCCAACGATGATCAGCGGTTTCTCTAGTCTCCAAACACTTATGATTACAAGCCAAAAGCTTTGTCCATTGCCAGAGCTTCCCTCGAGTTTGAAATGTCTAGTGGTTGCAGCTGCTCAATTTCCTATTCTTCCCGATCTCTCGAGCCTTGTTCATTTAGATCATTTCGAAGTGTGGAGACTTGATTCAAGTACTGCATCATCTGGGGCGAACGAGGTTATCTCACCTTGGAGGGATGCGCAGTCCATCCATCAGCTTCCGCGTAGCTTGTCAGAATTGAGACTTGGCGGGATCCCACAATTGCCAATTTTTTCCGACTTCAAAAGCTTGTCGGTTCTCATTATCAGCGGATGTCCGTTGCCACATTTCCCCGCATTTGAATACTTGGAGAGGTTAAGGGAATTGAAGATATCATTGTGCGAATTCCTGGAGAGCACGCCCAGAATGTTGTGCTTGAAGAGGATACAAAAGTTACAGCTTAGTGACTTACCCAAATTGGCGGAGATCCCAGGATTGGGGCAGCTGGAATCACTGAAGTTTCTACACATTAGCAGGTGTAATGCTATCGAACAATTGCCTAACCTGTCGAAGTTGAAAAATTTACGGCATCTCAGGCTAGTTCACTGTGGAAAGATAAGAGCCATCGAAGGTTTGAAAGAATTGATTTCTTTGAAGAATGCAGAGATCAAACGTTGCATGTCCCTTGAAAGGTTGCCCAATGTGTCAGCATCCACCAAGTTAGACACTAAATGGAAGTGGCAAGACGCTGCTGAAGACATCTAG
- the LOC104414078 gene encoding LOW QUALITY PROTEIN: leucine-rich repeat receptor-like serine/threonine-protein kinase BAM1 (The sequence of the model RefSeq protein was modified relative to this genomic sequence to represent the inferred CDS: inserted 3 bases in 3 codons) — protein sequence MRLLLLFLLLLHLHCHRLPSLAAAAAGIPEQRALLSVKSAITDDPAAALASWNASTAHCTWRGVGCDPRGRVVSLDLTGLNLTGTLSGDLAHLRLLSNLSVPANQLSGPIPPQISALAGLRLLNLSNNVFNGTFPAELAALKRLQVLDLYNNNMTGELPLTVVDLPSLRHLHLGGNFFAGKIPPEYGRWQSLEYLAVSGNELEGAVPPEIGNLTSLRELYIGYYNTYDGGLPPEIGNLSELVRLDAAXCGLSGEXPPEIGRLQNLDTLFLQVNSLSGSLTPEIGQLKSLKSMDLSNNMLSGDIPASFAELKNLTLLNLFRNKLHGSIPDFIGELPQLEVLQLWENNFTGSIPEKLGANGKFHFLDLSSNKLTGTLPPDMCKGNKLSTLITLGNFLFGPIPESLGECRSLSRIRMGENFLNGSIPKGLFGLPMLSQVELQDNYLEGEFPVTDGSVAASLGQISLSNNRLSGSLPPSIGDFSGVQKLXLDGNKFSGPIPAEIGRLQQLSKMDFSHNKFSGPITPEISQCKLLTFVDLSRNDLSGEIPNEITGMRILNYLNLSRNHLVGNIPTSISTMQSLTSVDFSYNNLSGLVPGTGQFSYFNYTSFLGNPDLCGPYLGACKEGFANGTHPAHAKGPLSASLKLLLVIGLLVCSIVFAIAAILKARSLKKAGESRAWKLTAFQRLDFTCDDILDSLKEDNIIGKGGAGIVYKGAMPNGDQVAVKRLPAMSRGSSHDHGFNAEIQTLGRIRHRHIVRLLGFCSNHETNLLVYEYMPNGSLGEVLHGKKGGHLHWDTRYQIAVESAKGLCYLHHDCSPLIVHRDVKSNNILLDLNYEAHVADFGLAKFLQDSGTSECMSAIAGSYGYIAPEYAYTLKVDEKSDVYSFGVVLLELVSGRKPVGEFGDGVDIVQWMRKMTNSNKEEVQKILDPRLPAVPLHEAMHVFYVAMLCVEEQAVERPTMREVVQILTERPRPPGSAKGDSVVVVAQSLPPQGLALESSATTKDGKEQQQQQPAPQSPPVDLLSI from the exons atgcGCCTCCTGCTCCTGTtcctgctcctcctccacctccactGCCACCGCCTCCcctccctcgccgccgccgccgccggcatCCCCGAGCAACGGGCCCTCCTCTCCGTCAAGTCCGCCATCACCGACGaccccgccgccgccctcgcctCCTGGAACGCCTCCACCGCCCACTGCACGTGGCGGGGCGTCGGCTGCGACCCCCGCGGCCGCGTCGTCTCCCTCGACCTCACCGGTCTCAACCTCACCGGCACCCtctccggcgacctcgcccacctccgcctcctctcCAACCTCTCCGTCCCCGCCAACCAGCTCTCCGGCCCCATCCCCCCGCAAATCTCCGCCCTCGCCGGCCTCCGCCTCCTCAACCTCTCCAACAATGTCTTCAACGGCACCTTCCCCGCGGAGCTCGCCGCCCTCAAGCGCCTCCAGGTGCTGGACCTCTACAACAACAACATGACCGGCGAGCTGCCCCTCACCGTCGTCGACCTGCCCAGCCTCCGCCACCTCCACCTCGGCGGCAACTTCTTCGCCGGCAAAATCCCGCCCGAGTACGGCCGCTGGCAGTCCCTGGAGTACCTCGCCGTCTCCGGCAACGAGCTCGAGGGCGCCGTGCCGCCGGAGATCGGGAACCTGACGAGCCTCCGGGAGCTCTACATCGGGTACTACAACACCTACGACGGCGGCCTGCCCCCGGAGATCGGGAACTTGTCGGAGCTGGTCCGGCTCGACGCCG GCTGCGGTCTCTCCGGCG ATCCGCCGGAGATCGGCAGGCTGCAGAACCTCGACACTCTGTTCCTCCAGGTGAACTCCCTCTCCGGGTCCCTGACCCCGGAGATCGGCCAGCTGAAGAGCTTGAAGTCCATGGACCTGTCGAACAACATGCTGTCCGGCGACATCCCCGCCTCCTTCGCCGAGCTCAAGAACCTGACCCTCCTGAACCTCTTCCGGAACAAGCTCCACGGCTCCATACCCGACTTCATCGGCGAGCTGCCGCAGCTGGAGGTGCTGCAGCTGTGGGAGAACAACTTCACCGGAAGCATCCCGGAGAAGCTCGGTGCGAACGGAAAATTCCACTTTCTCGATCTCTCCTCCAACAAATTGACCGGCACTCTGCCTCCCGATATGTGCAAGGGCAATAAGCTCAGCACATTGATCACGCTCGGGAATTTCTTGTTCGGCCCGATCCCGGAATCGCTCGGCGAGTGCCGGTCCCTGAGCAGGATCCGAATGGGCGAGAATTTCCTCAACGGGTCGATCCCCAAGGGCCTCTTCGGACTCCCCATGCTCTCCCAGGTCGAATTGCAGGACAATTATCTCGAGGGCGAGTTCCCTGTGACCGACGGCTCTGTCGCCGCGAGTCTCGGTCAGATTAGTCTCTCCAATAACCGGTTATCCGGGTCTCTCCCGCCGAGCATCGGCGACTTCTCCGGAGTCCAGAAGC CTCTGGACGGCAACAAGTTCTCGGGCCCGATCCCGGCCGAGATCGGGCGGCTGCAGCAGCTCTCCAAGATGGACTTCAGCCACAACAAGTTCTCGGGCCCAATCACCCCGGAGATCAGCCAGTGCAAGCTCTTGACTTTCGTCGATCTCAGCCGGAACGACCTCTCAGGCGAGATTCCGAACGAGATCACCGGAATGAGGATACTGAACTACTTGAACCTGTCGAGGAATCATCTCGTTGGCAATATCCCCACCTCAATATCCACAATGCAGAGCTTGACGTCGGTCGATTTTTCGTATAACAATCTCTCCGGCCTGGTTCCGGGCACTGGCCAGTTCAGCTATTTCAATTACACATCGTTCTTGGGCAATCCTGATCTTTGCGGTCCTTACTTGGGTGCCTGCAAGGAGGGGTTCGCGAACGGGACTCATCCAGCGCACGCCAAGGGTCCGCTCTCTGCCTCCCTGAAGCTACTGCTCGTGATCGGGCTGCTCGTCTGCTCGATCGTGTTCGCGATCGCCGCGATCCTCAAAGCCCGGTCGCTGAAGAAGGCCGGCGAGTCCCGTGCGTGGAAGCTGACCGCGTTCCAGCGCCTGGACTTCACCTGCGATGACATCCTGGATTCCCTGAAGGAGGATAACATCATCGGGAAGGGCGGCGCGGGCATCGTGTACAAAGGGGCGATGCCCAACGGCGACCAGGTCGCCGTGAAAAGACTCCCGGCCATGAGCCGGGGCTCGTCCCACGACCACGGGTTCAACGCGGAGATCCAGACCCTCGGGCGGATCCGGCACCGCCACATCGTGAGGCTGCTCGGCTTCTGCTCGAACCACGAGACGAACCTCCTGGTCTATGAGTACATGCCCAACGGGAGCCTCGGCGAGGTCCTGCACGGCAAGAAAGGCGGGCACCTGCACTGGGACACGCGGTACCAGATCGCCGTCGAGTCCGCCAAGGGGCTGTGCTATCTCCACCACGACTGCTCGCCGCTGATCGTCCACCGGGACGTGAAGTCGAACAACATCCTCCTCGACTTGAATTACGAGGCCCACGTCGCCGATTTCGGGCTCGCCAAGTTCCTACAGGACTCGGGTACATCGGAGTGCATGTCCGCCATTGCCGGGTCATATGGATACATAGCGCCAG AATACGCGTACACTCTAAAGGTGGATGAGAAGAGCGACGTCTACAGTTTCGGGGTGGTTCTATTAGAGCTAGTTAGCGGGAGGAAGCCGGTCGGAGAATTTGGGGATGGGGTGGACATCGTCCAGTGGATGCGAAAGATGACGAACTCGAACAAGGAGGAGGTCCAGAAGATCCTCGACCCGAGGCTCCCGGCCGTCCCTCTCCACGAGGCCATGCACGTGTTCTACGTCGCGATGCTGTGCGTCGAGGAGCAGGCGGTGGAGCGCCCGACGATGCGAGAGGTCGTCCAGATCCTGACGGAGCGCCCGAGGCCGCCGGGCTCGGCCAAGGGAGattcggtggtggtggtggcgcaGTCCTTGCCACCACAAGGCTTGGCGCTCGAGTCCTCGGCGACGACGAAAGATGGGAAggagcagcagcaacaacagcCGGCGCCGCAATCGCCTCCGGTGGATCTTCTTAGCATTTGA